The genomic window AATTAAACACGGAACTGCATTAGTGAATAATTCTAAAAGGCATAAAATTGCATGAGTAATTGACAATAAATCAAATAAAGATAAATAGTACAATACGATAGTGGTACCTCGATGCAAGGGGCCAGCTAAACGCATCATACCCAGCAGGCCTAAAACCAGGAAAACGCCAAAAGATCCAAGACTGAAGTAACTGTAACGGCCCAGCTAACTTCACTACATGTCTGTTGGCCACTCgacacatgcaccggtacaaccatgctAGTGCCGCCGACCCCCAGCTATAGCcacccatctcctcaagcctagCTACAAACGGTAACCATCTGATATGAATACGATTGTCAGACTTGTTGGAAAACAGCTGGGTGCCCAACAATATCATGATATAGGCACGGGCATAGCGCCTGACTGTCTCCTCATCTGCCCCCTCGTTGCACTCTGTGAAAGTCTCCTGGAACCAGGTACAGTTCACTGTGAACTTTTGTATTTGGTTCATGGGAGGTAACACACCAAGCAACTCATGGAACCACTGCCAAGCTGGCCTGCCACCCTCTATGTATATGTGGAAGTCTGTCAGGCAACCATTGACATAATGTCCGTCCACTGACAACCCCAACTGGTACGCGACGTCCTGAAGTGTGATGGTGCACTCGCCGAACGGCATGTGAAatgtgtgcgtctccggacgccaccGCTCCACGAATGCACTGACAAGGGGCTCGTCCAATCGGAACCATCTGTCGTTCagtctcgcaagatggtataGTCCGGCCATCTACAAGTACGGAACATACCTGTCATCAAGTCGCATCCCCggctgccgccgcatgctcgaTATGCAACGCCGGGGCTGCGCATTAAATGAACCACATAATTAGAACGACTGACAATAACACAAACTGATAAAATTCACGACGTAACCAAGTAACCAAAATAAATGTAATTGAAGATATATCAGTCCACaatgaaaattgcaaacaaaaccCGCAAACATAGACTGCATCTAAATTCCACATGCAAAAGTAAATTCTACTGAACTGCTAGCATAACCGCAATCAAAATCGCACACTCAAACCGAATccaaaatattagaaaaataaacCACATGCAAATCCACTTAATAAAACTACGGGCAAAACCACTCATTAAACCACGGACAAATCCACTTACGAAAACCATGGGCAAATTCACTTACATAAACCGCATGCACTACAACTAACCAAAACCACTGACATAAACCGCCAATAAAACCACAATTAAAACCGCTATCATAAACCACTTTAAATACCGATTTACAATACCACTAAcatatacaaatataataaaccaCCATCATAAaccactaacctcgtcgttgatcacTCCGGCTATATGAGCGACTCCATCCAGTCGATACAGCCttcccggatcgtcccccatcgccTAAGTATGCCGCTACAGACTTTCTCGGGCCAGTTTTGGGTCGCTTTCTCTGGGATTTTGTGGGGTATGAGATTGGAAAACTGATTCGAATGAACTAGGTTCGAACTCCTTTTATAGGGAATTCacttgtaattcgaatcaataaggTTTGAATTACCTATTGTGCCGAAatgtgagtaattcgaatcaataataTTCGAATTACAACTTATTGCAATCTGAGACTAATTCGAATCAATTCGATTCGAACTCTCCTAAGCCACGTCCtataagtaatttgaattaatataattcgaaccatgCATGCATAATTCGATGCTAGTTGATTCGAACTACGTGCGAATTGTGCTTGGGAGTAATTCAAAGTgtatcaattcgaattatgtgTAAGTCTAATTCGAATtctattgattcgaattatataataTTGTGTTCTGGTGGATTGATGTCTCAGATTTTCATTTGGCAGATTTGGGTAAAAATGATGTCCCCTTGGCTCATTTGGGTTTTTTACCCTAAGTcaaaatatgtacaaaagagaagatttagaacaatgttaccaagcacttttatttaatgtctttaagttagacaattgggagaccccttgctatggtggcttgtgcttgactttCCCACCAATGCAAGAATGTCCAATATCCTCCGAGATCCCAATCTTAACAATTAACAGagacaaccaaaaagcaagctatttacatattaacatatttacaatagccaacaactttacaccattgcaactccccggcaacggcgccaaaatttgatgAGTTGAGAATTGGTGTTGATTCGGATTTTCTCTCAAAAATAGGATCACTTCGTTGTAAGTATATCCAAATCAACAACTaactctcaacatcaaatttaattCCTAAAGATAGtcacaatacaaaacaaatattataccgagagtattagactccagggtcgtcttccctaggagttgcaatgaaatgtcttgttattggctatgaaggagagTTTGGGGAATTTGGAAAGCAAGAGAATAAGAgatgaaaatagtaaaaagtaaatgagcatgcaaggaatgtaaatggcaactcttggcaagaattggggaatttaggattcctatcctagttatggaccacaaacatggcaattgtgtggaatcaatccaaatcagtcaatcctccttgagaattagtcaaaggacgtaattgatctcaatccataagtcctagtcaactgactaattacttagtgatagactagtgtcaatggaaaccaaaccaattaaccattctcacacaatgcggaatggacatccataactcaattccacccaaacacccaatttttcaaccaagagtgtggaaattaaacatgcaagaaattaaacatcaaagcaattaaataaacatgcaagggattaaaagtcaaagcaataaaagtcaaagtaattaaatgcaaggaaaggaaacttaaaatgcaagaaaatctcttggcaagcaattgagagctaaggttacctatcctagccattgactacaaacatatgatgattatgaagagttaatcctacttagtcaaccttacatcgaagataagtcaaataggcatagttgatttcattccctaagtcctatgtcaacactaagggatcacatagagtcaagggagaccaaatcaactaactactctaatatatcaaacaaaaatggacatcaatgactcaaggaacaccgaagtcaacaatttcaagccaagagtggagaaaaactaagtgaaaactaagccaagcattttatcaaatacttggtgtgcatgaaaataaaataatattaaaatacattaaaaataaattctaactaccaaaagcaagaaaatcataacaacaac from Arachis ipaensis cultivar K30076 chromosome B09, Araip1.1, whole genome shotgun sequence includes these protein-coding regions:
- the LOC110266900 gene encoding protein MAIN-LIKE 1-like; protein product: MAGLYHLARLNDRWFRLDEPLVSAFVERWRPETHTFHMPFGECTITLQDVAYQLGLSVDGHYVNGCLTDFHIYIEGGRPAWQWFHELLGVLPPMNQIQKFTVNCTWFQETFTECNEGADEETVRRYARAYIMILLGTQLFSNKSDNRIHIRWLPFVARLEEMGGYSWGSAALAWLYRCMCRVANRHVVKLAGPLQLLQSWIFWRFPGFRPAGYDAFSWPLASRWSGYNHGISEKGPRVQMARLRIDLLQARDHTRRPPGCPSRGLGASENDVMAVCHVSDIFCGG